The genomic stretch CtgataataatttatattacaAAAATATTACAAAGATAGACAGATCTGTTGAGAATAAATATTCTTCTAAGTAACTAAGAGACAGAATTTTCAACATCTGAAAATCCTAACAATTCAATATGGGGGTTACATACTAAACGGTTTTACTAATGCAGTTTAATAAtagtgtgtataatttttaatcaAATAAATCAATGAGCTGACAGTGTCTGTTGCCTTTCCAAATCCTCCTCTTGAAGTGCAAATGGAAACATTACTGTTGTAGAATAAAAGGTTTGTTGCAGTTGTACCTTTCAATAAGATAGATAAACTGAAGTTCTTCAgtgatacactatatggacaaaagtattgggacacctggtcattacacctacaggaacttatATGAcgccccattctaaatccataagcACCAATATGGAGATtgtcccccctctgcagcaATAACAGATGCCATTCTTCtcggaaggctttccacaagatttttgaGTGTATCTGTGGGAATTTCTGCGCATTCATGCAGCAGAGCATTTGCGGAAGGCATCCTATGACAATagcacgcttgaattcactgagctctttagaacgacccatccatccatccatccatcatctcccgcttaatccgaggacgggtcgcaggggcagcagtctcagcagggaggcccagacttctctctccccggccacttcatccagctcctccgagGGAATCctgaggtgttcccaggccagccgagagacatagtctctccagtgtgtcctgggtcttccccggggcctccccccagtgggacatgcccggaacacctcaccagggaggcgtccaggaggcatcctaattaaAACGactcattctttcacaaatgattGTAAACCTGACTACACGGCTAGATGCttcattttatacacctgtgacaatggatctgaatgaaacacctgaattcagtgactAAGAGGTGCGTCCCAATACTTTtctccatatagtgtatatccagctatgtaagGTGGATGCTGTGAAGGAGTGAGGTATGAAAAGAACCAAGCCCAACTGTCAAACCCAACTgcaaattaaatgaataattagTATGGACTTTCTCTCAAAAGCTGAATGATCAACTTTTGTGATGTTCTGTTTAAAGATTTAGTTTAACTTCTCTACATAACTTCAAAATTCCCACATGCACCCAGACTTACAAAATTTAGAGGATCATTGTGGCTGAGATCATttttaacgttttttttttgtttctttcttcCAACAGCACCAGCCAGTCACAGGCACCATACAAAGCTAACAGGGAACCATAATAAGCATAATAGCGGGAAATAAGTGGCAAGAAATCCACCCCTATGTTTCAATGAAGAGAAAGACCAGCGGAGCCAAACTGAATCATGGAGGGCTGCTCTATGGCCTTACTCAGCGCTGAGATGGGGCCCTTGGTGACTCATTGAACCAGGAATTACTTGATTCCTCTGAAGCCGAGGGGAAAATTCCCATGAGAGGGCAATGTGTAAGCCTGGATGAGAGTATATTTTCCACTCACCCTCCTCTTAAGGTAAAGTTTACACATTTAAGCAGTAAAATCAAACTTGCAAGCATCTTacaccccccccttcctggtAGCCCTGGAAGCAGCAGTGTGTGTTTTACTGCCACTTCCTTTCTGATTTTGATTAAAACTTACAGGTTTGAGTCAGGATTCAGCAATTTGCTGCCTCCCAAAGTCAGTAAAAGACTCAGATATTGGCTACTGGCATCATAGCAAAGTAATTTTGTAAGTATATTCTTCATAGCGCCATGTGGTCGCACCCCTACAGTGCAAATTCAGACCAGATGAGATCCCGGGTAAAGATGATTAGCAAAATGGAAGACTtggggaccagttccccccatgGTCTTTCCAAATTTTCAGATTTCGAACTGAGAACCAATAGACAGGCACGGCTTGGTCACATGACAGAAGTGGAGTCAGCAGCAGCTGAGGGAAAGGAAATAACATTATCGCTATTTAATGAGGTCATCATTTATGAATGATAACGAGAAATTCAATAGAAACTAGGTGGACAACCTTCAAAATAAGCAATATTAAAAGTATCTAAAGCAATTTCATAATCTGAGCTATCTCACGATGGCATACAAATGAGTCAACAATGGTGATCACCTATCCATCAATAGCACAGGGTTTTGCAAATCATACTGCATTATATTCATGTACAATGTGTGAAATATTGAGATATTTCAAACAACAAAAATCTTGCGTATTTGTCAGGCAAATTGCATAGTTGATTTCTATATGGAATATAGCAAATGATCATGGCAGTTAATGGAGCGCAGTAGAAGAAAACTCTAGGCCATAATAGACCTGAGGGcatgatgtttttttctttaattagtattattaataataataaatattattatactcagtatggggtggcatggttagcactgttgcctcacacctctgggacccgggttcgagtctccgcctgggtcacatgtatgcggagtttgcatgttctccccatgtcgtcgtggggtttcctccaggtactccggtttcccccccacagtccaaaaacatgctgaggctaaatggagttactaaattgcccatagcgcatgtgtgtgtgaatggtgtgtgagtgtgccctgcgatgggctggcccccccatcctgggttgttccctgcctcgtgcccattgcttccgggataggctccggaccccccgcgacccagtaggataagcggtttgggaaatggatggatggatggattatcctCAGTATAGAAACTGCGAACTATATGCTCCATATGACCGTAAACCAGGAAGTGGTCTTTGTTCTGGCTTTGTTTTCCGTGACAGACATCTAAACATGTCATGTGCCGCTTCCAAAGTCAGCGTCAAAAAAACAACCAGTCAACTGAAGAAGTACTGACACAATTTGAGCTTTTTTTTAACTCTGCATTTATGTACGTATGGCAGTTATTTCCAAGTCATTAGAGTCGTACCAAAACTTTACGATAACAGAGCTTAAGGAAAATAAACTGAACAGTGCAGGCTTTGTAACAATATAAGATGCAGCTACGTATCTCATACACATAAAATGTGGTTATATTTGGTCGCTTGAAGTTCACACACATCTTACTTCAAGTAACATGGCAAGAAGTAAATACAACACGCTGACTGTAAGAAGGGTCAGCAGTTTCACCAAAGAGGGACACATATTTTGTTCACATATTACTGTAGTTTACAGAACAAGCAGCAGAtgccatatttttattaatctcacttttgAGTTTGCTGATCTCTCCGAATAAAAATCATTTCAATACAGCAGCCCTTTGATTTTGCGTCGAATCAGTTTACAAAAAGACGAAaggaaaaaatacagcaaaggcTGGTACAGAGAGATGCATATCGTGTCAACAATGGTCAGTTCGGCACATTTTAGCATCTCCACAATTCAGGCACCTTCATTCTGATTTGAAACATCCTCATTGTTGTCGATTCTTGTTCATTTTTACACCCTTTCTCGTCCTTCACATTTACCTATCTTGCAGCTGGGCGGCTTGTCCAACGCTTACATTTTCCTGCAACTTTTCACTACTCAAATTACACATGAGTAAGCTAAACATTTAACTCAAAAGGTTCAAGATGAGCGTTTGGAGACAATTTCGCTCCATCAAAGACCATCTGTTTTCATTAAACAAATACATATTTAGGTATAAGAACCTGTGGTTTCCTGCCACATATGCAGCTATGTAGAATTCTGTGATTATCTAGCTAGCTTTTACCTGGGAATCTAGTCACGGTAACACATCGACTATCTAAAGTAAGTCCAATGATTACATACAATTACACGATAGAGACGTTAAAAGGGTTTACTAGATAACAAATAGCCCAGTTTTATTGTATAGGTGAGTCATAATTGCAAGTGATGTCGACGATTAAAGAACTGAGGTTAGCAGATGAAGATGAGGAAATTTTAATTAGAGATTCTCAACAAAGactaggtggggggaggggtgtttaGATGAAAGTGTAGAATGTCCTGAAATGAACAATTAAACGTATGAGCCTTAAAGAGACGCATTTATAAATACAATCCTTACTCATCAGAGCCATAATGACATTAGACAGAATACATGGGTTTGAGACAAAGCACACACCTCGCTCCACGAGCTACGATCCCGGGCGTTCAGTGTCGACGACTGCATCTCACATTGCTTCCAGATAAGTGCATTCACATTAATGATGCTTCCGCTGTTCTCTGCGCCTGCAATGACTCTCATAACTGTAATCCACGTTCTGCTCATATCTTTGCCACATCCTTGTGGAGAAACGGACCATTTCATTCAAAATCACTGCAAAGGTTATTGGAATACCATGTTAAGAACtgtcatattatatatatttttttcattttataagTGTACTTCCCTTAGCTATATGGTTTTTAGAATTATATTAAAGTCTTATGTTAGTCTGTAAAAACTGATCACTCTTTTATATAATCTACcattttaaaagaaataaacagCTTACACACATTCTCAGAGACTATTATAAAATCCATATTTTTCCTCATGATAACACATAAATAGATATGAATTATTTACTAGATAAAGAAAGTTTAATAGAAATAAATACATATCTGATAATTAGACTTCATGAGTGGGATTTGGCCACTAAAGAAATGTACATCAGAAAAACATAATGATTAACTTGAAATATTTCTCATAAATATTTACTTTCCCAACTGCTTGTAACTGTATGATGGACAGTCTTctcaggaaaaataaaaaacatgtgATCATAATCTTTTCAACGACAACCACAGCCTTCAACCACCATGTCCTGATAGTTTTTAAGGACGACCTTCTCATACTCATCCAGGTACAGCAGGGATATCGGACTGAGTTCTGTTGGTACACAGCAAGCTCTGGGAATGTTTGTGTTCACTGAGTTGACTAGAGTTTGAACAATAGCATGATTTGTTGAGTTGAGGTGATCGGCCAGTGGGAACGGACACTCCCCATGGCAGTAGAAAGCATGGTATCCAGGTGGAGCAACTATCCAATCATTCCAACCTACGTTGATAAAGTCCACGTAGAGTGAGTGCCGTCTACAGCTGCTCTTGTGCTTTCTCCTCTGCTTTGTTCTAGCTTGTCGTTTCTCCCTGTTATGGAGGACATCACCACGGCCGTCGTGGCTAAAGGTCACCAACAGGGGCCTTATGTGAGGCCAGGAATTCTCATCCTCATGTAAGGACCTGCTGATCCTTACGTGCCTCCTAGCATCCCTGCCGGTGCCGTTAAGGTGGACCACCTCCAGGAGGAAGCCATGGTTGGCGTGCCCTTCCTTCGTCCACCTCATGACGGCCGGGCTGACGTCGAAGCTCTCCCACTTGCCCGAATCGGGCTGCAGTAGCCTCGTGTCTAAAAGTCTGGTGATGAGCTCCTTAGAGCACGAGTCTGTCCTTAAAATCTCGTAGACGTTGATGCGGTGAAAGGTGGCCCTAGAGTTCTCTCCTCCCTTCATCTGTTCTCGGAAAACCCTCAGCTCTGCTGACGTGATGAGTTCCTCTTCGGGAATGGTGGTGAGATTGAAGAAGAACTTCTGCGCCGTTTTGCCACGTAAGctggaaagagcttccaaagacTCTGATGGGAAAAAGAAAATTGCATTGTTATCAAGTATCCATGCAATGCTCCACACCAGTTGACCTTATAGTAACATCAGCCTAAAAAGATTACAGGATATCAAAAGCAAATCTGTTGCAATATGAATCATTTCCCAAATAGAATATACACCACAATgcttatatgttatatattttcAATTTGAAAACTGAGAAATGTGAAATCTGCTCACATCTAttggaccagggttcgagtcccccccccccctctaggtactctggttttcccgcacaatccaaaaacatgtggaGGTTAACTGGCGTTGCGAAATTGcatataggtgtgaatggtgtgtgagtgaatggtgtgtgagtgaatggtgtgtgagtgaatggtgtgtgagtgaatggtgtgtgagtgaatggtgtgtgagtgaatggtgtgtgagtgaatggtgtgtgaatgtgccctgcaacgggttggccccccatcctgggttgtaccctgccttgtgctgataggctccagacccccccccacaaccctgaataggataaaggTGCTAAAGAATATGGATGGATCTACTTCAATCTAATTACTAGGACATAATATTTAAGACTGCTTTACATGGTTTAAGTAATTGTTACCTTCCGTAAGAAAAATCCTGGAAAAAGTGACAtctatttaaatttttaaaacTTAATGATCTGATTAAACCTCAAACCTTAATGATCTGATTCAACAAGTCATAGGATCCAAAACATTTTCCCTCACTGTTTAATGGGATCATTTATTTTGCTATAAATTCTGTGTGAACTCATATAGCTTCGCGATGAATCACTAAATGCAAACACCTAAAGGCCTTACCGTAAATATATTGCTACTATTTTCAGATTAGCTTTAATAGAAAAGGGTTATCAGCCACCCTTGAAGAGCATGGCACCCCTCAAGCCTGCTTCTGCAAGCGGACACAGACTTGTAAACTGACCCGTCTCTATACAGGTCTGTTATGCACTGACAAAAACACATCTACTTAACACTGTTCAAACTACATGTGTTTATTTAGTGTACTGCTCAATATTTGGGTTATACATTATTATCCATTGTGATTTACAATCACTGTCCTTTAGGTGTTTGCACTTAGTGATTTCCCTTCAAAACTCCACCCCGAAGAGCTCTAGAcaataaacagattttttttctggtgcTACATACAAATGACTGATATAGCCTAAGGTTTTTCTCAAGAGCTATTAGTGTGCTGTGGTGATATTAATAAGTCTCTGTCAGGTCAAATTCTGTACGCGGTTTTTAAATTACAGTGAATTCCTCGTGCCAACCTGCTTGTAGGGTTAGgaatgaaaaaagaaaacaaaaacaaaagtctTAGCGGTGAATATTTGTGTGAAAACACTATCATTAGACACCAAGGAAGGTGACTACAATCCACGTGCACAATGGACTCTCAGTCCAATAATCGCCTTGAACCCCATTCAACTTCCCATATCTCAGAGTTGCAAGACTTAAGAGTAAAACTTCTGAAAGCTGAACAAATGATAAGCACGGATAACAGATGTCCAATCAACCATCacaaaacctgtgtgtgtgattcACTACAATTACGCAATGAATGGAAGGTTAAGATATTGTTTTCCAAATACTACATTCGTAAATTTCATTTATTGGAAAACAATTGTTTTTTATGGaaacaaccacacacacagacacaaccaCCCTTAGTTATCTGCTAGATTCCCAGATGGTCCAAACTTAAAGCCCTGATCTTCTAGATAAAAGGATGAAAGTGTCCCAACCTGTTTTGGACTGATATAAGAGACATATACAGTTGATGATTTTAGTAGAAATTTAATCTTAATCTATTAAATCATTAAGCCACGGTATATTAACATTATTCCTTGGAATATAACTGAGATGGGCCTATTTATTTACCTGTGAACGCTATATGAACCCAAAAAACCCCTTCACAATGAGTTGCATTAATATTAGGGCTTTTACATTACTTCTGCATGACACAAACAAAGCAAACTCCGCTATAAAACATTTTCTCCTGTTAACCTTTACATCAACATTAGTATTAAAACCGCTAATCATTTTTCGTGATAGGAACGTTACCGAATGTTACGATTAAGGTATTGAAATGCTCAGTGTCCAGTGTTCCGGACGTTCCCAGAACGTTATACCACTGCTACAACTACTACTGCAACTAAAATTAATAGCATTAAAAAAGATGGCATGGTAGGGCAGCAGGTGTCGTTTTACACATCAAAGTTCATAataatatttcattataaaacaatattttttcaACATTAATTGCGTTAAAATGATGTTTAGGCAATAATGTTATTGTACTGACATTGACAGAACCTTTgttaaaattttaatttaaattccCATTCTCTGCTAACTTTGTGAAGACCCTACATTGGCTAACGTTCTGGGAAAGTTCCCAGTGAACTGGGCAGTTAAACTGCAGCACTTAACATCACTGCTCTGTGACCAGACATTTACCCCTTTTCAAAAAAGGAGGAAACTGTTCACAGTGAATTGGCGCTGCTGGTGAATGAATGTGGCTAAATAAGAAGAATTTATGTACGTATTAAAATGGATATATCGATGAACGGAACGTAAAACGCAAATTCAACACACGATAAATACGCAATATGAATACCCGTCATACGCAACAGCTGGCGTCAAAGCAACTTTACATAAAACCCTTTGCATGGCGAGCTGATTTGAGCATTTCCAGGAGTCATTAAGTAAAGCAGAAAATAAGCATACTTTCACAAATACGCAGCTAACCACAAGTGCATGAAAGTCGCTATTGTTTGACTTAtttcgatttttttttctaagggGAAAACGAAAAAATGTCAAACGACAGATCTGCTCTTACTTCTTGAACAGTGTTACCGACACTAACATATCAGATCATTAACAACTGTGATTTTTCAGGAGTAGGCTGCCCCCGAAGTACCAGTAACCCAGTTTACTTCCCGATTACTAATCCAGTATAAATAGTTAAGATGTGCTCACGAGGTGTACGCGGTGTACGCAAAATAATACTCTTGATACGCGCATTACTCCGAATGAGTTCAAACAGGTATTAAcaatgaattttttttaatatattagtATTTTTCCGCTTCGTATTGAACCAAAGGAAGCACAACTTTTGTCGCACATAAGTTACCAGTGGCTGTTCTAATGTTCAGTCTTCCTTAACTTATAGTCAACTCTGTTCTGCTACCTATGGAGTGCCCTAATGTAGCTATATAAGACTTTTCGTCTATTATTATCTGTATTGTATTAAGTATTTAAAGGCTTGCTATTGCGGTTGCGTGATGTTTTTAGCTATTTCTGAAAAATTTACATAACATCAGTTAAACACACCAATGAATCTGTCATTGCTAGAACGGCACAGATCTCCAGCAAGCAGTTTTCGATACATTGTAACGGACGTAGATCAACAAATAAAGACAGACACGCACACCAACACATAGCCCGCGTAGCACGTAGTACTGAGTTTGTATCCTTAAAGTCTTACCTTCGTGATAAAAACTCCTAATCGTATTGGCCCTGCTGGCAGAGCGCTCCGCAGTTTTTGCAGAGGAGGATCTCGCCCTGTTCAGTTTCTCTTCT from Brienomyrus brachyistius isolate T26 chromosome 14, BBRACH_0.4, whole genome shotgun sequence encodes the following:
- the bmp2a gene encoding bone morphogenetic protein 2 isoform X1 → MVSGVRALTVLLLAQVLLGGSIGLIPEVGRRRYSESGRQSPPLPEDILNEFELRLLNMFGLKRRPNPSRSAVVPQYMMDLYRMHSGNGEEKLNRARSSSAKTAERSASRANTIRSFYHEESLEALSSLRGKTAQKFFFNLTTIPEEELITSAELRVFREQMKGGENSRATFHRINVYEILRTDSCSKELITRLLDTRLLQPDSGKWESFDVSPAVMRWTKEGHANHGFLLEVVHLNGTGRDARRHVRISRSLHEDENSWPHIRPLLVTFSHDGRGDVLHNREKRQARTKQRRKHKSSCRRHSLYVDFINVGWNDWIVAPPGYHAFYCHGECPFPLADHLNSTNHAIVQTLVNSVNTNIPRACCVPTELSPISLLYLDEYEKVVLKNYQDMVVEGCGCR
- the bmp2a gene encoding bone morphogenetic protein 2 isoform X2, whose protein sequence is MFGLKRRPNPSRSAVVPQYMMDLYRMHSGNGEEKLNRARSSSAKTAERSASRANTIRSFYHEESLEALSSLRGKTAQKFFFNLTTIPEEELITSAELRVFREQMKGGENSRATFHRINVYEILRTDSCSKELITRLLDTRLLQPDSGKWESFDVSPAVMRWTKEGHANHGFLLEVVHLNGTGRDARRHVRISRSLHEDENSWPHIRPLLVTFSHDGRGDVLHNREKRQARTKQRRKHKSSCRRHSLYVDFINVGWNDWIVAPPGYHAFYCHGECPFPLADHLNSTNHAIVQTLVNSVNTNIPRACCVPTELSPISLLYLDEYEKVVLKNYQDMVVEGCGCR